In a genomic window of Spiroplasma melliferum:
- a CDS encoding Spiroplasmavirus-related protein: MKKTISLFSIFILGILSLVIPFITLTAFKPLNQQSYNVKQQSTGINETDFINTMFLRSTFFENWSETNYFINPTLKTSKSLIYNDKWYLDFLKDSYSTGISFDKPSDEFMDLYKNWDTYAKQYNIDKFYDVDKKQFLKELTNFSYSFAKYFNTVEVINKLEKSVDNLQLINLKFQNWKLINDPESEILDKDKTYIVIAGSKEKGYYLADWKKFDWKVYKYKSVYRWDGVGEPKTFEIDNNGNPIFWTDNQYQNTRSFLLKYINAIVQENIRVQQGGNPDYDDPNLGSQRIIFDFEIINNLDKTSTGIILTKKSIYRMILTIDEKKNIIAGSLELTHLKQYWNGSDYNSYRYTDDLGFLFVFMKNKENIFNFSAETYNYYQGNSPNTGKDVFEHMKGQIDINKFLKAFFAHALVPVFQNRSNFIESGYIDNLQYNTVLINFFGLKLVNFRDVLIDEKNTNKTQFEKLLNSMFTVSQNFYKDYLRTIFDLENNTYVQGYNKKYGLLANNGFKIYPRYFYFSDKYKQLDIKLYSAFKNRFYNTNYGNVFNYDFSVSNNYNINQNEGYVFEGALKDKYGLKYKKIEEQKIGYNVFELQAQKENDIYRYYDFNFGIYNWQEINNGGLFPDGQWWQAQYESCSWYNLACHIRNAAIWVVNNIPGVKQVNELASGVGKIFQTIYSFFNQTFEVWKFSPALYNTITNIFLLIIFMKFVRLI, translated from the coding sequence ATGAAAAAAACAATATCTTTATTTTCAATATTTATTTTAGGTATTTTAAGCTTAGTTATTCCTTTTATTACTTTAACAGCATTTAAACCTTTAAATCAACAAAGTTATAATGTAAAGCAACAATCAACAGGTATCAATGAAACAGATTTTATTAATACAATGTTTTTACGTAGTACTTTTTTTGAAAATTGATCAGAAACGAATTATTTTATTAATCCGACTTTAAAAACATCAAAATCATTAATTTATAATGATAAGTGATATTTAGACTTTTTAAAAGATAGTTATTCAACTGGAATTTCATTCGACAAGCCTAGTGATGAGTTTATGGATTTATATAAAAATTGAGATACTTATGCTAAACAATATAACATTGATAAATTTTATGATGTTGATAAAAAACAATTTTTAAAAGAATTAACTAATTTTTCTTATTCTTTTGCCAAGTATTTTAATACTGTGGAAGTTATTAATAAATTAGAAAAAAGTGTTGATAATTTACAATTGATTAATTTAAAATTCCAAAATTGAAAGTTAATTAATGACCCTGAATCTGAAATTTTAGATAAAGATAAAACTTATATTGTAATTGCTGGGAGTAAAGAAAAAGGTTATTATTTAGCAGATTGAAAAAAATTTGATTGAAAAGTATACAAATATAAATCAGTTTATCGTTGGGATGGTGTTGGAGAGCCTAAAACATTTGAAATTGATAATAATGGTAATCCTATTTTTTGGACTGATAATCAATATCAAAATACTCGTTCTTTTTTATTAAAATATATTAATGCTATTGTGCAAGAAAATATTCGAGTTCAGCAAGGTGGTAACCCTGATTATGATGATCCAAATTTAGGTAGTCAAAGAATTATTTTTGATTTTGAAATTATTAATAATTTAGATAAAACTAGTACTGGTATAATTTTAACTAAAAAGTCAATTTATCGAATGATTTTAACGATTGATGAAAAGAAAAATATTATTGCTGGGAGTTTAGAGTTAACACACCTTAAGCAATATTGAAATGGTAGTGATTATAATAGTTATCGGTATACTGATGATTTAGGTTTTTTATTTGTTTTTATGAAAAATAAAGAAAATATATTTAATTTTAGTGCTGAAACATATAATTATTATCAAGGTAATAGTCCTAATACTGGTAAAGATGTTTTTGAACATATGAAAGGGCAAATTGATATTAATAAATTTTTAAAAGCATTTTTTGCGCATGCGTTGGTGCCAGTGTTTCAAAATCGTAGTAATTTTATTGAAAGTGGTTATATTGATAATTTACAATATAATACTGTTCTAATTAACTTTTTTGGTTTAAAGTTGGTTAATTTTAGAGATGTTTTAATTGATGAAAAAAATACTAATAAAACTCAATTTGAAAAGTTATTAAATAGTATGTTTACGGTTTCTCAAAATTTTTATAAAGATTATTTACGAACCATTTTTGATTTAGAAAATAATACTTATGTTCAAGGTTATAACAAGAAATATGGTTTGTTGGCTAACAATGGTTTTAAAATTTATCCACGTTATTTTTATTTTTCTGATAAATATAAGCAATTAGATATTAAATTATATTCTGCCTTCAAAAATCGGTTTTATAATACTAACTATGGTAATGTATTTAATTATGATTTTTCAGTTTCAAATAATTATAATATTAATCAAAATGAGGGTTATGTTTTTGAAGGTGCTTTAAAAGATAAATATGGTTTAAAATATAAAAAAATTGAAGAACAAAAAATTGGTTATAATGTTTTTGAATTACAAGCTCAAAAAGAAAATGATATTTATCGTTATTATGATTTTAATTTTGGTATTTATAATTGACAAGAAATTAATAATGGTGGATTGTTTCCTGATGGGCAATGATGACAAGCACAATATGAAAGTTGTAGTTGATATAATTTAGCATGTCATATTAGAAATGCAGCAATTTGAGTTGTTAATAATATTCCGGGTGTAAAACAAGTAAATGAGTTAGCAAGTGGTGTTGGTAAAATATTTCAAACAATATATAGTTTTTTTAATCAGACATTTGAGGTATGAAAATTTAGTCCAGCATTGTATAATACAATAACAAATATATTCCTATTAATTATATTTATGAAATTTGTACGATTAATATAA
- a CDS encoding Spiroplasmavirus-related protein — protein sequence MKKLLSILGVCGLVGMSANLTACNKPNNNENGGGNKPDKPPVGSNWKLINDPESEILDKDKTYIVIAGSKEKGYYLADWKKFDWKVYKYKSVYRWDGVGEPKTFEIDNTTGKITDWKE from the coding sequence ATGAAAAAATTACTAAGTATTTTAGGAGTATGTGGTCTAGTTGGAATGTCAGCAAATTTAACAGCTTGTAATAAACCTAACAATAATGAAAACGGCGGAGGTAATAAACCTGATAAACCACCAGTTGGAAGCAATTGAAAGTTAATTAATGACCCTGAATCTGAAATTTTAGATAAAGATAAAACTTATATTGTAATTGCTGGGAGTAAAGAAAAAGGTTATTATTTAGCAGATTGAAAAAAATTTGATTGAAAAGTATACAAATATAAATCAGTTTATCGTTGGGATGGTGTTGGAGAGCCTAAAACATTTGAAATTGATAATACTACAGGTAAAATTACAGATTGAAAAGAATAA
- a CDS encoding Spiroplasmavirus-related protein, with product MYQKPSYKKNINVENYFIRREFIVFRTDKASFINLPNHNKHIGFWLSNRFIYFSEKHSDQVAIGLIYDNSYPIVKYNENLKRHVWKYLTGTELINLYNQYKQNYFTQMKKALFPGEPQKVKTTKNNLTNWTVEKEQELINDLKDLN from the coding sequence ATGTATCAGAAACCAAGTTATAAGAAGAATATTAACGTAGAAAATTACTTTATTCGAAGAGAATTTATAGTTTTTAGAACAGATAAAGCTTCATTTATAAATTTGCCTAATCACAATAAACATATTGGTTTTTGGTTAAGTAATAGATTTATTTATTTTAGTGAAAAACATTCTGATCAAGTTGCTATTGGTTTGATTTATGATAATTCTTACCCTATTGTAAAATATAATGAAAATTTAAAACGTCATGTGTGAAAATATTTAACCGGGACAGAATTAATTAATTTATATAATCAATATAAACAAAATTATTTTACACAAATGAAAAAAGCATTATTCCCTGGTGAACCCCAAAAAGTAAAAACAACTAAAAATAATTTAACAAATTGAACTGTTGAAAAAGAGCAAGAATTAATTAATGATTTGAAAGATTTAAATTAA
- a CDS encoding Spiroplasmavirus-related protein — translation MKNKFKFLKLNWWKIIIYILINLLGLLLLYFVNINELKFLIKKLGFIGNLMCVGYLLIWNVLSNFLIYIIEFLKKIKKGSGKDD, via the coding sequence ATGAAAAATAAATTTAAATTTTTAAAATTAAATTGATGAAAAATAATAATTTATATTTTGATAAATTTACTAGGACTACTTCTATTATACTTTGTAAATATAAATGAATTAAAATTTTTAATAAAAAAATTAGGTTTTATTGGAAATTTAATGTGTGTTGGTTATTTGTTAATATGAAATGTTTTATCTAATTTTTTAATTTATATAATTGAATTTTTAAAAAAAATAAAAAAAGGAAGTGGTAAAGATGATTAA
- a CDS encoding Putative methyltransferase produces the protein MNELKFVNGKKVKINDKNIFDQYFTKRSIAEKLFNNTVKILNSWEKKNLDDFFWIEPSVGEGCFLDLLPKNKRLGIDICPRRADVIKSDYLQFTLPNKQKNIVIGNPPFGHRGTMALEFINHSFPAADYVCFILPMFFSSIGKGSIKYRVKNYNLIYQEELQENAFYIPNGGDVDIKCVFQIWSKNHKNNKEEISWYNTRNKREPFSDLLSVFTVSLAKNRECGKRWIYEEKADFYISSTFFKENKIVKNFENVKYKSGIAIKYNIKNKCIVKKLNELFENINWIENSSRATNSCYHIGKSHIYKILLNNGFEEFM, from the coding sequence ATGAATGAATTAAAGTTTGTTAATGGAAAAAAGGTAAAAATAAATGATAAGAATATTTTTGATCAATATTTTACTAAAAGATCTATTGCTGAAAAATTATTTAATAATACAGTAAAAATATTAAATAGTTGAGAAAAAAAAAATTTAGATGATTTTTTTTGAATCGAGCCTAGTGTTGGTGAAGGATGTTTTTTAGATTTATTACCAAAAAATAAAAGATTAGGTATTGATATATGCCCCAGAAGAGCTGATGTAATTAAAAGTGATTATTTACAATTTACATTGCCTAATAAACAAAAAAATATTGTTATTGGTAATCCTCCTTTTGGACATAGAGGTACAATGGCACTTGAATTTATAAATCATAGTTTTCCTGCTGCTGATTATGTATGTTTTATATTACCTATGTTTTTTTCTAGTATAGGAAAAGGTTCAATTAAATATAGAGTTAAAAATTATAATTTAATTTACCAAGAAGAATTACAAGAAAATGCATTTTATATACCTAATGGAGGGGATGTTGATATTAAATGTGTTTTTCAAATATGAAGTAAAAACCATAAAAATAATAAAGAAGAAATAAGCTGATATAATACAAGAAATAAAAGAGAACCTTTTTCAGATTTATTATCTGTATTTACAGTTAGTTTGGCAAAAAATAGAGAATGTGGTAAACGATGAATATATGAGGAAAAAGCAGATTTTTATATTAGTAGTACTTTTTTTAAAGAAAATAAAATTGTAAAAAATTTTGAAAATGTTAAATATAAAAGTGGTATAGCAATTAAATATAATATAAAAAATAAATGTATTGTTAAAAAATTAAATGAACTTTTTGAAAATATTAATTGAATTGAAAATAGTAGTAGAGCTACAAATTCTTGTTATCATATTGGCAAAAGTCATATTTATAAAATTTTATTAAATAATGGATTTGAGGAATTTATGTAA
- a CDS encoding Spiroplasmavirus-related protein codes for MIRLVLLVAAIAIFGTGFITVIINQLTSAKNIIMDLYNSDTFLLSLFGKMAILFSHPLMLTISSLYILAFIVSKTLYS; via the coding sequence ATGATTAGATTAGTTTTATTAGTTGCAGCAATCGCTATTTTTGGGACAGGTTTTATAACAGTTATTATAAATCAATTAACATCAGCAAAAAATATCATTATGGATTTATATAATTCTGATACTTTTTTACTTTCGTTGTTTGGTAAAATGGCAATTTTATTTAGTCATCCACTAATGTTAACAATTTCAAGTTTATATATTCTTGCCTTTATTGTTTCTAAAACATTGTATAGTTAG
- a CDS encoding Spiroplasmavirus-related protein gives MINFLTENNSNWDKIFSFIFDVFLFIFDVIWNTKLPMTNTTIAYFIIFFMIIKLSIYAIHGTSTQYNELGSTVKNSTSQLYSATARGVSDTKQGIQKHIKERKQFKINRNKQQLSSLAKQAKTREQAYRRIHK, from the coding sequence ATGATTAATTTTTTAACTGAAAACAACAGTAATTGAGACAAGATATTTAGCTTTATTTTTGATGTATTTTTGTTTATTTTTGATGTAATTTGAAACACTAAATTGCCAATGACAAATACAACGATTGCTTATTTTATAATCTTTTTTATGATCATTAAATTATCAATTTATGCTATTCATGGTACATCAACACAATATAATGAATTAGGTTCAACTGTTAAAAATAGCACATCACAATTATATTCTGCAACAGCTCGTGGAGTTTCTGATACTAAACAAGGTATACAAAAACACATTAAAGAGCGTAAGCAATTTAAAATTAATCGCAATAAACAACAATTATCAAGTTTAGCTAAACAAGCAAAAACGAGAGAACAAGCATATAGAAGGATACATAAATAA
- a CDS encoding chitinase: MPLVATHPEMTQEQKDAFFANEIKQLHQQNRKVMLSLGGADAHIVLTKKQEDAFVAEILRLVKKFGFDGVDIDLEQQAITAGDNQTVIPNALIKVKKILAEQNREFYISMAPEFPYLRTYAGAASYIPYLKALESKYDFIHPQFYNQAGDGINVQEEDRQELKIDLYWLPQNNEKLKGEFLYLITKYIIEGKDNFYQIPANKLLFGLPANDDAAANGQIKVGDMKKATKYLNNKGLKLKGMMTWSINWDKNTDWN, from the coding sequence GTGCCATTAGTAGCAACACATCCAGAAATGACACAAGAACAAAAAGATGCTTTTTTTGCAAATGAAATAAAACAATTACATCAACAAAATCGAAAAGTAATGCTTTCACTTGGTGGGGCTGATGCTCATATTGTTTTAACAAAAAAACAAGAAGATGCTTTTGTTGCTGAAATTTTAAGATTAGTTAAAAAATTTGGTTTTGATGGTGTTGATATTGATTTAGAACAACAAGCGATTACAGCTGGTGATAATCAAACAGTAATTCCAAATGCTTTAATTAAAGTTAAAAAAATCTTAGCAGAACAAAACCGTGAATTTTATATTTCAATGGCACCAGAATTTCCATATTTACGAACATATGCCGGAGCAGCGAGTTATATTCCATATTTAAAAGCTCTTGAATCAAAATATGATTTTATTCATCCCCAATTTTATAATCAAGCTGGAGATGGGATTAATGTTCAAGAGGAAGACCGCCAAGAATTAAAAATTGATTTATATTGATTACCACAAAATAATGAAAAATTAAAAGGTGAGTTTTTATATTTAATTACTAAGTATATTATAGAAGGAAAAGACAACTTTTATCAAATCCCAGCTAATAAATTATTGTTTGGTTTACCAGCAAACGATGATGCTGCCGCTAATGGACAAATAAAAGTTGGAGATATGAAAAAAGCAACAAAATATTTAAATAATAAAGGGTTAAAATTAAAAGGAATGATGACATGATCAATTAATTGAGATAAAAATACTGATTGAAATTAG
- a CDS encoding Spiroplasmavirus-related protein → MINLFAENNSNWDKIFSFIFDVFLFIFDVIWNTKLPMTNTTIAYFIIFFMVIKLSIYAIHGTSTQYNELGSTVQNSTSKLYSATARGVSDTKQGIQKHVKERKQFKINRNKQQLSSLAKQAKTREQAYRRIHK, encoded by the coding sequence ATGATTAATTTATTTGCTGAGAATAATAGTAATTGAGACAAGATTTTTAGTTTTATTTTTGATGTATTTTTGTTTATTTTTGATGTGATTTGAAATACTAAACTGCCAATGACGAATACAACGATTGCTTATTTTATAATCTTTTTTATGGTTATTAAATTATCAATTTATGCAATACATGGTACATCAACACAATATAATGAATTAGGTTCAACTGTTCAAAATAGTACATCAAAATTATATTCTGCAACAGCTCGTGGAGTTTCAGATACTAAACAAGGTATCCAAAAACATGTTAAAGAACGTAAACAATTTAAAATTAATCGTAATAAACAACAATTATCAAGTTTAGCTAAACAAGCAAAAACGAGAGAACAAGCATATAGAAGGATACATAAATAA
- a CDS encoding Spiroplasmavirus-related protein has protein sequence MAKDWEKLKEFFIHVFLFIDKSNVESITTWNLTQNEYLTLMIGIWIVILFLTWFLLWMVFKIVSCFK, from the coding sequence ATGGCAAAAGATTGAGAAAAATTAAAAGAGTTTTTTATTCATGTATTTTTATTTATTGATAAATCTAACGTTGAAAGTATTACAACTTGGAATTTAACTCAAAATGAATATTTAACTCTTATGATTGGCATTTGAATTGTTATTTTATTTTTAACTTGGTTCTTGTTGTGAATGGTTTTCAAAATAGTTAGTTGTTTTAAATAA
- a CDS encoding transposase of IS30 family protein: protein MNYKHFSIDERVILSQLLVSKLFQKKNGKPNLSKIAKAMDKHRSTILREINRFYSVKYYNAVKAHKKYFKNRKKSVKHIKFLYQQLMWLDEKFNKFHWSPEIICYEYKREFGIKFPVCFKTLYKYIFLGLFGLNKRNLYFHGRKNKSKQTIDNRGKLTSFRTIAEAKHDKNEFGWFEMDTIVGKDLKSVCLVLTEQLTKFEIVRKLKDRTPNEVIRVIKSIFKTSILKKIVKGIITDQGKEFSEWKQIEAYIGTKVYFCDKGKPTQKPIVERINRDLRHWFPKGIDLDIYSQQYYDEIVNIINERPRQCLNWNSAKSLFIQFFK from the coding sequence ATGAATTATAAGCATTTCAGTATTGATGAACGTGTTATATTAAGTCAGTTATTAGTATCAAAACTATTTCAAAAGAAAAATGGTAAACCAAATTTATCTAAAATAGCAAAAGCAATGGATAAACATCGAAGTACTATTTTACGTGAAATTAATCGTTTTTATAGTGTAAAGTATTATAATGCTGTTAAAGCTCATAAAAAGTATTTTAAAAATCGTAAAAAATCAGTTAAGCATATTAAATTTTTATATCAACAATTAATGTGATTAGATGAAAAATTTAATAAATTTCATTGATCCCCAGAGATTATTTGTTATGAATATAAACGTGAATTTGGTATTAAATTTCCGGTATGTTTTAAAACTTTATATAAGTATATTTTTCTTGGTTTATTTGGTTTAAATAAACGTAATTTATACTTTCATGGTCGAAAAAATAAGAGTAAGCAAACTATTGATAATCGTGGTAAATTAACTAGTTTTAGAACTATTGCAGAAGCTAAACATGATAAAAATGAATTTGGTTGATTTGAAATGGATACAATAGTTGGCAAAGATTTGAAATCTGTTTGTTTAGTTTTAACTGAGCAATTAACTAAATTTGAAATTGTAAGAAAGTTAAAAGATAGAACACCAAACGAAGTAATTAGAGTTATTAAAAGCATTTTTAAAACTAGTATTTTAAAGAAAATAGTTAAAGGTATTATAACTGATCAAGGTAAAGAGTTTTCAGAATGAAAACAAATTGAAGCTTATATTGGTACTAAAGTTTATTTTTGTGATAAAGGTAAACCTACTCAAAAACCTATTGTTGAACGAATTAACCGTGATTTAAGACATTGATTTCCTAAAGGCATTGATTTAGATATTTATTCACAACAATATTATGATGAAATAGTTAATATAATAAATGAAAGGCCACGACAGTGTTTAAATTGAAATTCAGCAAAAAGTTTATTTATTCAATTTTTTAAATAA
- a CDS encoding Spiroplasmavirus-related protein, which produces MLGMYLTTAVNFLAADTPTISGGMDSIWTGLGNAMMKVKDAVYAVLPQLMTFLGDAWIILIPFGIWVIIKILNFFRVMVKGF; this is translated from the coding sequence ATGTTAGGTATGTATTTAACAACAGCTGTTAATTTTCTAGCTGCAGATACTCCTACTATTTCAGGTGGAATGGATTCTATTTGAACTGGATTGGGTAATGCGATGATGAAAGTTAAAGACGCTGTTTATGCTGTATTACCACAATTAATGACATTTCTTGGTGATGCTTGAATTATTTTAATTCCATTTGGAATTTGAGTAATTATTAAAATATTAAACTTTTTCCGTGTTATGGTTAAAGGATTTTAA
- a CDS encoding Spiroplasmavirus-related protein: protein MIRLVLLVAAIAIFGTGFITVIINQLTSAKNIIMDLYNSDTWLLSLFGKMAILFSHPLMLTISSLYILAFIVSKTLYS from the coding sequence ATGATTAGATTAGTTTTATTAGTTGCAGCAATAGCTATTTTTGGGACAGGTTTTATAACAGTTATTATAAATCAACTTACATCAGCAAAAAACATTATTATGGATCTATATAATTCAGATACTTGGTTACTTTCGTTGTTTGGTAAAATGGCAATTTTATTTTCTCATCCATTAATGCTTACGATTTCAAGTTTATATATTCTTGCCTTTATTGTTTCTAAAACATTGTATAGTTAG
- a CDS encoding Spiroplasmavirus-related protein: MKKFIFFLKNYCYISGSMLLFSLVDLLFWIISLNYTGLVFWLLFALQCVYFVWWLWKNIFYQLNAFRLVNFVWDNPLSVIIGKLGTGKTLLLTYLSETMKLLTDKIYSNYPLEDDKVKVLTFKNLDFTDRTKPVPPDDSLILFDESFLYIDGTSPHDEKVTHRGKIPWIVLARHFGHRALFTAQREGMLWNNIRQLASGIIIPISLKKPITKKGINFFNRFFIMRIGIFQDITDYEIWKTESVKRTAEGKRAKHRSDVGLGIRFFKIIIPLEIAQKYESKWLSFVRELKNDDVPVTKEYYWTQLKDLTIKERLELLDIDILKKNLKPKKEHNNE; encoded by the coding sequence ATGAAAAAGTTTATATTTTTTCTAAAAAATTATTGTTATATTAGCGGTTCAATGCTTTTGTTTAGTTTAGTTGATTTATTATTTTGAATTATTTCTTTAAATTATACTGGTTTAGTATTTTGACTTTTATTTGCTTTGCAGTGTGTTTATTTTGTTTGGTGATTATGAAAAAATATTTTTTATCAATTGAATGCTTTTCGCTTAGTAAATTTTGTTTGAGATAATCCATTATCGGTAATTATTGGTAAATTAGGAACAGGGAAAACATTACTTTTAACTTATTTGTCAGAAACAATGAAATTATTAACAGATAAAATTTATAGTAATTATCCATTAGAAGATGATAAAGTTAAAGTTTTAACATTTAAAAATTTAGATTTTACAGATAGAACAAAACCAGTTCCTCCAGATGATAGTTTAATTTTGTTTGATGAAAGTTTTTTATATATTGACGGAACTAGTCCTCATGATGAAAAAGTAACTCATCGTGGTAAAATTCCTTGAATTGTATTAGCTAGACATTTTGGACACCGTGCTTTATTTACAGCTCAACGCGAAGGTATGCTTTGAAATAATATTCGCCAATTAGCTAGTGGTATTATTATTCCTATTTCGCTTAAAAAACCTATTACTAAAAAAGGAATTAATTTTTTTAATAGATTCTTTATTATGCGAATTGGTATTTTTCAAGATATTACTGATTATGAAATTTGAAAAACAGAATCTGTCAAACGTACAGCGGAAGGTAAACGTGCAAAACATAGATCTGATGTTGGATTAGGAATTCGGTTTTTTAAAATAATTATCCCATTAGAAATCGCCCAAAAGTATGAAAGTAAATGATTATCATTTGTTCGTGAACTAAAAAATGATGATGTTCCTGTTACTAAAGAGTACTATTGAACACAACTTAAAGATTTAACAATAAAAGAACGTTTAGAGTTACTAGATATTGATATTCTTAAAAAGAATTTAAAACCTAAAAAAGAACATAATAATGAATAA